The Micromonospora sp. NBC_01740 genome includes a window with the following:
- a CDS encoding NAD(P)/FAD-dependent oxidoreductase, with protein MTKPRVVIVGAGFAGYHAAKTLSRLARGRAEIVVLNSTDYFLYLPLLPEVAAGVVEPRRISVPLTGTLDGVRVLIGEADHVDLQNRWVGFTQPEGDRNRIAYDRLVLAVGSVNKLLPIPGVTEYAHGFRGLPEALYLHDHVIRQIELAEQTDDPAEQQARATFVVVGAGYTGTEVAAHGQLFTDELVSQRPRLKIRPKWMLLDVAPRVLPELDQRMSETADRVLRRRGVDVRMGTSVAVATADGVTLTDGDYVPTCTLVWCVGVRPDPFVAELGLRTERGRLVVDEYLSVPGFPEVYACGDAAAVPDLARPGQICTMTAQHAQRQGKLAAHNIAASYGQGRRRPYKHHDLGWVVDLGGKDAAANPLKVSLSGLPAKAVTRGYHLLAMPGNRIRVGADWMLDAALPRPAVQLGLVPANAVPLESSSPEVAVRAR; from the coding sequence ATGACGAAACCTCGTGTGGTGATCGTGGGGGCCGGGTTCGCCGGTTACCACGCGGCGAAGACGTTGAGCCGGCTGGCCCGGGGCCGGGCCGAGATCGTGGTGCTGAACTCCACCGACTACTTCCTCTACCTGCCGCTGCTGCCCGAGGTGGCCGCCGGCGTGGTCGAGCCCCGACGGATCTCCGTGCCGCTGACCGGGACGCTCGACGGGGTGCGGGTGCTCATCGGCGAGGCCGACCACGTGGACCTCCAGAACCGCTGGGTCGGCTTCACCCAGCCGGAGGGGGACCGCAACCGGATCGCGTACGACCGGCTGGTGCTGGCCGTCGGCAGCGTCAACAAGCTGCTGCCGATCCCCGGTGTGACCGAGTACGCCCACGGCTTCCGTGGCCTGCCCGAGGCCCTCTACCTGCACGACCACGTGATCCGGCAGATCGAGCTGGCCGAGCAGACCGACGACCCGGCCGAGCAGCAGGCGCGCGCCACGTTCGTGGTCGTCGGCGCCGGCTACACCGGGACCGAGGTGGCCGCGCACGGCCAACTCTTCACCGACGAGTTGGTCTCCCAGCGCCCCCGACTCAAGATCCGCCCGAAGTGGATGCTGCTCGACGTCGCGCCCCGGGTGCTGCCGGAGCTGGACCAGCGGATGTCGGAGACCGCCGACCGCGTGCTGCGCCGTCGGGGCGTGGACGTGCGGATGGGCACGTCGGTGGCTGTGGCGACCGCCGACGGGGTGACGCTCACCGACGGCGACTACGTGCCCACCTGCACCCTGGTCTGGTGCGTCGGCGTGCGTCCCGACCCGTTCGTCGCCGAGCTGGGACTGCGCACCGAGCGGGGCCGGCTGGTCGTCGACGAGTACCTCAGCGTCCCCGGCTTCCCGGAGGTGTACGCCTGCGGCGACGCGGCCGCCGTGCCGGACCTGGCCCGCCCGGGGCAGATCTGCACCATGACGGCGCAGCACGCGCAGCGGCAGGGCAAGCTGGCCGCGCACAACATCGCCGCCTCCTACGGGCAGGGGCGACGCAGGCCGTACAAGCACCACGACCTGGGCTGGGTGGTCGACCTGGGCGGCAAGGACGCGGCGGCGAACCCGTTGAAGGTGTCGCTGTCCGGGCTGCCCGCCAAGGCGGTCACCCGCGGCTACCACCTGCTGGCGATGCCGGGCAACCGGATCCGGGTGGGCGCCGACTGGATGCTCGACGCCGCGCTGCCGCGCCCGGCCGTGCAGCTCGGCCTGGTCCCGGCCAACGCCGTGCCGCTGGAGAGCTCCTCGCCTGAGGTGGCCGTCCGGGCGCGCTGA
- a CDS encoding spermidine synthase — protein MDPSDAPRLELVVDPARPTGRTLLAAGVEQSYVDVADPRHLHFEYVRRMAAVADLAAPPGRPLAVLHLGGGALTLPRYVAATRPGSPQLVVERDPAVVDLVARDLPAPPVGVDVRVADARDAVTRAPAAGYDLVLADIYRAARMPAHVRSVEFVTEVARTLRPDGVLLVNVTDLPPLVFARVQAATLRAVFADVCLVADRRMLRGRRYGNLVFAAALRPGRLPVARLSARAARDPVPGGVLHGATLDAFVAGARPATDAALAPR, from the coding sequence GTGGACCCCTCCGACGCGCCCCGGCTGGAGCTGGTCGTCGACCCGGCCCGCCCCACCGGGCGTACGCTCCTCGCCGCCGGCGTGGAGCAGTCCTACGTGGACGTGGCCGATCCCCGGCACCTGCATTTCGAGTACGTGCGGCGGATGGCCGCCGTGGCCGACCTGGCGGCGCCGCCCGGCCGGCCGCTGGCCGTGCTGCACCTGGGCGGCGGCGCGCTGACCCTGCCCCGCTACGTGGCCGCCACCCGGCCCGGCTCGCCGCAACTGGTCGTGGAACGCGATCCGGCCGTGGTCGACCTGGTGGCGCGGGACCTGCCCGCGCCACCCGTCGGCGTCGACGTGCGGGTGGCCGACGCCCGGGACGCGGTGACCCGGGCGCCCGCGGCCGGCTACGACCTGGTGCTCGCCGACATCTACCGGGCGGCGCGGATGCCCGCCCACGTGCGCAGCGTCGAGTTCGTCACCGAGGTGGCCCGGACGCTGCGCCCCGACGGCGTACTCCTCGTCAACGTGACCGACCTGCCGCCGCTGGTCTTCGCCCGGGTCCAGGCGGCCACCCTGCGGGCGGTCTTCGCCGACGTCTGCCTGGTCGCCGACCGCCGGATGCTGCGCGGGCGGCGGTACGGCAACCTGGTGTTCGCCGCCGCGCTGCGCCCCGGGCGGCTGCCGGTGGCCCGGCTGTCCGCCCGGGCCGCACGGGATCCGGTGCCCGGCGGGGTGCTGCACGGGGCGACCCTGGACGCGTTCGTCGCCGGCGCCCGTCCCGCCACGGACGCCGCCCTCGCCCCGCGCTGA
- a CDS encoding DUF2267 domain-containing protein translates to MRKQMEGDNQRRRALARQARERGMQASETGASLSASKQLTHLEQGKRAGPPPAGSRHKPDSTRGGPAPPAAGVPESPRPLPDRGSGAPEGTPLGYHALVDDVVRRTGTDFRTAKVGVESTVLVLAFALGEAERRRLLAAVPTKLHDVLPVDGIRRRPDLPGFLAEVGRISGRTPEQARYQAEATVAALADHDGDLIESLHVPDGLRDLLEPPSVGGGVVGAVSATPPLSDTDLRKALGALPYWSGDGEALSRTLELPADNLDRVLDRIDRLRQETGRGPRIGRPDPGTAILTVRSRQAGAVTAMDVDLAHAVDDAIDEAGAGMATG, encoded by the coding sequence ATGCGCAAGCAGATGGAGGGCGACAACCAACGTCGCCGCGCGCTGGCCCGCCAGGCCCGGGAGCGCGGCATGCAGGCCAGCGAGACGGGGGCCAGCCTGAGCGCCTCCAAGCAGCTCACCCACCTGGAGCAGGGCAAGCGCGCCGGTCCGCCGCCGGCCGGCAGCCGCCACAAGCCGGACAGCACGCGGGGTGGGCCGGCGCCGCCGGCGGCGGGCGTCCCGGAGTCCCCCCGCCCCCTGCCCGACCGGGGCTCGGGTGCGCCGGAGGGGACCCCGCTGGGCTACCACGCGCTGGTCGACGACGTCGTCCGCCGTACCGGTACCGACTTCCGGACCGCCAAGGTGGGCGTCGAGTCGACCGTGCTGGTCCTGGCCTTCGCCCTCGGCGAGGCGGAACGCCGGCGGCTGCTGGCAGCGGTGCCGACGAAGCTGCACGACGTCCTTCCCGTGGACGGCATCAGGCGACGCCCGGACCTGCCCGGCTTCCTGGCCGAGGTGGGCCGGATCAGCGGCCGTACCCCGGAGCAGGCCCGCTACCAGGCGGAGGCGACCGTGGCGGCGCTGGCCGACCACGACGGCGACCTGATCGAGTCGCTGCACGTGCCGGACGGCCTGCGTGACCTGCTGGAGCCGCCGTCCGTCGGTGGCGGGGTGGTCGGCGCGGTCAGCGCGACGCCCCCGCTGAGCGACACCGACCTGCGGAAGGCACTCGGCGCGCTGCCCTACTGGTCCGGCGACGGCGAGGCGCTGTCCCGCACGCTGGAGCTGCCGGCGGACAACCTGGACCGGGTGCTGGACCGGATCGACCGGCTGCGCCAGGAGACCGGTCGCGGCCCGCGCATCGGTCGCCCCGACCCGGGCACCGCCATACTGACCGTACGGTCCCGGCAGGCCGGCGCGGTGACCGCGATGGACGTGGACCTCGCCCACGCCGTCGACGACGCGATCGACGAGGCGGGCGCCGGGATGGCGACCGGCTGA
- a CDS encoding STAS domain-containing protein yields MAAQLLTIEVTRLDAGRARLRLSGELDFDTAPELVAATAELRRDGYQELLFDLSAVSLCDSSGLSAFLTAHHDGTGAVRLTGVGSQLQQLLDRTGLTELLAVEHGTDGATRRAG; encoded by the coding sequence ATGGCCGCTCAGCTGTTGACCATCGAGGTGACCCGGCTCGACGCCGGGCGCGCCCGGCTCCGGCTGTCCGGTGAGCTGGACTTCGACACCGCCCCGGAGCTCGTCGCCGCCACCGCCGAGCTGCGCCGGGACGGCTACCAGGAGCTCCTGTTCGACCTGAGCGCGGTCAGCCTGTGCGACTCGTCCGGGCTCAGCGCGTTCCTGACCGCCCATCACGACGGCACGGGCGCGGTCCGGCTCACCGGGGTCGGTTCCCAGCTCCAGCAGTTGCTCGACCGCACCGGCCTGACCGAGCTGCTCGCGGTGGAACACGGCACCGACGGCGCCACCCGCCGGGCGGGCTGA
- a CDS encoding STAS domain-containing protein: MTVDRSDPAAPVIRVEGDLAYTTAGPLRAEVDRMLADAPPALVLDFTGLLFIDSTGLGVIVHAWREGQQCGTALRLCAVPRFLATILDMTGVTGLLARPLGESLTAAEGAASTA, from the coding sequence ATGACCGTCGACCGGTCGGATCCCGCCGCACCGGTCATCCGGGTCGAGGGCGACCTCGCCTACACCACCGCCGGGCCGCTGCGCGCCGAGGTCGACCGGATGCTCGCCGATGCTCCGCCGGCCCTCGTCCTCGACTTCACCGGCCTGCTCTTCATCGACAGCACCGGCCTGGGGGTGATCGTGCACGCGTGGCGCGAGGGGCAGCAGTGCGGCACCGCCCTCCGGCTGTGCGCCGTGCCCCGGTTCCTGGCGACGATCCTCGACATGACGGGCGTCACGGGCCTGCTCGCTCGGCCGCTCGGCGAGAGCCTGACGGCGGCGGAGGGCGCCGCCAGCACCGCCTGA
- a CDS encoding PP2C family protein-serine/threonine phosphatase yields the protein MTAADVRDSDPGDGRVPTPSAAQATAWSAGAPARPASALPALAADREHAAPDWSEVVEHFREGLVVCDARGVVRHVSPVAERLLPEVTPGELLAAANLPGLTADGEFTHRGRRLRARRVPLSAARCCWYVEDVTESVTRADALLAERARSAFLAVVGEKLGNPLHPDRAAAAVVRLAVPTLAEVAVLVLAPRSGRARWWRAARSDDDAPVVDSGILPAVDLPAAITEGLDGGEPHTLDWLAEQAAEAGWLPGLTAAEACVRVVPLPGRDAPAGVLLVARRVERWYDEADVDLARAFAARAGAALTTALLYRDQAEVADTLQASLVPVEPAEATGVQWGTAYRPAQAGLRIGGDFYGSHRLADGGSVFFLGDVSGKGVEAAVFTGQLRQCLQALHRVESQPGRLLKLLNDALLETSQAQGQGRFATMVLGVVRAHREGGLTLTLAGGGHLPPLVLRGSGEVEPVPLSGMLVGVVPDPRIGEVTVRLEPGETCLLYSDGVTEARGGRRGNEQFGTERLVHAVTGCQRMPAPALAERVEQVTCDWLAHGDHDDIAVLALRATGPGGRTPRHLHAVPDASGTAETRGTRP from the coding sequence GTGACTGCTGCGGACGTCCGGGACTCAGATCCCGGCGACGGGCGGGTCCCCACACCGAGTGCCGCACAGGCCACGGCGTGGTCCGCCGGCGCCCCGGCACGCCCGGCCTCCGCGCTCCCCGCACTGGCGGCCGACCGGGAGCACGCGGCACCCGACTGGTCCGAGGTCGTCGAGCACTTCCGCGAGGGTCTCGTCGTCTGCGACGCGCGAGGCGTCGTCCGGCACGTCAGCCCGGTGGCCGAGCGGCTGCTGCCCGAGGTCACCCCGGGCGAACTGCTTGCGGCGGCCAACCTTCCAGGGCTGACCGCCGACGGCGAGTTCACCCACCGCGGCCGCCGGCTGCGCGCGCGCCGGGTGCCGCTGTCGGCCGCCCGCTGCTGCTGGTACGTCGAGGACGTCACCGAGAGCGTCACCCGCGCCGACGCCCTGCTCGCCGAGCGGGCCCGCTCGGCGTTCCTGGCGGTAGTCGGCGAGAAGCTCGGCAATCCCCTGCACCCGGACCGGGCCGCCGCGGCGGTGGTCCGCCTCGCCGTGCCGACGCTGGCCGAGGTGGCGGTGCTGGTGCTGGCACCCCGTTCCGGTCGGGCGCGCTGGTGGCGGGCCGCCCGCAGCGACGACGACGCCCCGGTGGTGGACAGCGGCATCCTGCCCGCCGTCGACCTGCCCGCGGCGATCACCGAGGGGCTGGACGGCGGGGAACCGCACACCCTCGACTGGCTGGCGGAGCAGGCCGCGGAGGCCGGCTGGCTGCCCGGGCTGACCGCGGCGGAGGCCTGCGTCCGGGTGGTGCCGCTGCCCGGTCGCGACGCCCCGGCCGGCGTGCTGCTGGTCGCGCGGCGCGTCGAGCGCTGGTACGACGAGGCCGACGTGGACCTGGCCCGTGCCTTCGCGGCCCGGGCGGGGGCGGCGCTGACCACGGCGCTGCTCTACCGCGACCAGGCCGAGGTCGCCGACACGCTCCAGGCGAGCCTGGTGCCGGTGGAGCCGGCCGAGGCGACCGGGGTGCAGTGGGGCACCGCCTACCGGCCGGCCCAGGCCGGGTTGCGCATCGGTGGCGACTTCTACGGCTCGCACCGGCTGGCCGACGGCGGCTCCGTGTTCTTCCTGGGCGACGTCTCCGGCAAGGGTGTCGAGGCGGCGGTCTTCACCGGCCAGCTGCGTCAGTGCCTCCAGGCGCTGCACCGGGTCGAGTCGCAGCCGGGGCGCCTGCTGAAGCTGCTCAACGACGCGCTGCTGGAGACCAGCCAGGCGCAGGGGCAGGGGCGTTTCGCGACGATGGTGCTGGGAGTGGTCCGCGCGCACCGCGAGGGCGGCCTGACCCTGACCCTGGCCGGCGGTGGTCATCTGCCGCCGCTGGTGCTGCGCGGCTCCGGCGAGGTCGAGCCGGTCCCGCTGTCGGGCATGCTGGTCGGCGTGGTGCCCGATCCCCGGATCGGGGAGGTGACCGTCCGGCTGGAGCCGGGCGAGACCTGCCTGCTCTACAGCGACGGGGTGACCGAGGCGCGCGGGGGCCGCCGCGGCAACGAGCAGTTCGGCACGGAGCGGCTGGTGCACGCGGTCACCGGCTGCCAGCGGATGCCCGCGCCCGCCCTGGCCGAGCGCGTCGAGCAGGTGACCTGCGACTGGTTGGCCCACGGCGACCACGACGACATCGCCGTGCTCGCGCTGCGCGCGACCGGTCCGGGCGGGCGTACGCCCAGGCACCTGCACGCGGTGCCCGACGCGAGCGGCACCGCCGAGACGAGGGGGACCCGACCGTGA
- a CDS encoding cobalamin B12-binding domain-containing protein, whose translation MTAAPTADATPAGVWPGYLDCLQEADEYAAIEVATGLLEAGVPAERVLLDLVAPAQAEVGERWARNEWSVAQEHAATHISERVVAAVAAYANPRPTRGRVVVACMDGEWHALPPRLVAEVLRLRGWQVTFLGASVPAPHLVSYLHRHDAHAVALACALPMRLPHAHRMIEACRRVDVPVVVGGRGFGADGRWARRLGVAWAPDAPTAANLVADERALRRVPPAELSHLADDEYTSLLKRRGELIDGALADLREHDPGTRDYTPSQLDSTVSDLGYIVDFLAAALYVDDGSLFTEFVDWLVEILTSRGVPAPALGSTLEHYGRVLRDFPRAARFLGAARSSLARAGDSGAR comes from the coding sequence GTGACCGCCGCCCCGACCGCCGACGCCACCCCGGCAGGCGTCTGGCCCGGATACCTGGACTGCCTCCAGGAGGCGGACGAGTACGCGGCCATCGAGGTGGCCACCGGCCTGCTCGAGGCCGGCGTGCCCGCCGAGCGCGTCCTGCTCGACCTGGTCGCCCCGGCGCAGGCCGAGGTGGGGGAGCGGTGGGCACGCAACGAGTGGAGCGTCGCCCAGGAGCACGCCGCGACGCACATCAGCGAGCGGGTGGTGGCGGCGGTGGCCGCGTACGCGAACCCGCGCCCGACGCGGGGCCGGGTGGTGGTGGCCTGCATGGACGGCGAGTGGCACGCCCTGCCGCCCCGGCTGGTCGCCGAGGTGCTGCGGCTGCGGGGCTGGCAGGTCACCTTCCTCGGCGCGAGCGTCCCCGCCCCGCACCTGGTGTCGTACCTGCACCGGCACGACGCCCACGCGGTCGCGTTGGCCTGTGCGCTGCCGATGCGCCTGCCGCACGCGCACCGCATGATCGAGGCGTGCCGGCGCGTGGACGTCCCCGTGGTGGTGGGGGGCCGGGGGTTCGGCGCGGACGGCCGCTGGGCCCGGCGGCTCGGCGTTGCCTGGGCGCCTGACGCCCCGACCGCCGCGAACCTGGTCGCCGACGAGCGCGCGCTGCGCCGCGTCCCGCCGGCGGAGTTGAGCCACCTGGCCGACGACGAGTACACCAGCCTGCTCAAGCGGCGCGGCGAGCTGATCGACGGCGCGCTGGCGGACCTGCGGGAACACGACCCGGGGACGCGTGACTACACGCCCAGCCAGCTGGACTCCACCGTCAGCGACCTGGGCTACATCGTGGACTTCCTGGCCGCCGCGCTCTACGTCGACGACGGCTCGCTGTTCACCGAGTTCGTCGACTGGCTGGTCGAGATCCTCACCAGTCGGGGTGTGCCGGCCCCCGCCCTGGGGTCGACTCTGGAACACTACGGGCGGGTCCTGCGCGACTTTCCCCGGGCCGCGCGGTTCCTCGGGGCGGCGCGGTCGTCCCTGGCCAGGGCGGGTGACTCCGGGGCGCGATGA
- a CDS encoding STAS domain-containing protein: MTFTVTYADRDGGAARLRLAGELDLSTAPELNAAIDRLVDAGERRLLVDLTELTFCDSTGIAAFVRGDNRVAADGGWLRVTGATGRVDRVLQVTGLAEVLRHESGRADPTARSAG, from the coding sequence GTGACGTTCACGGTCACGTACGCCGACCGCGACGGCGGGGCGGCACGCCTGCGGTTGGCCGGCGAACTCGACCTGAGCACCGCGCCCGAGCTCAACGCGGCCATCGACCGGCTGGTCGACGCCGGCGAGCGCCGCCTGCTGGTGGACCTGACGGAGCTCACCTTCTGCGACTCCACGGGGATCGCCGCCTTCGTCCGGGGCGACAACCGGGTCGCCGCCGACGGCGGGTGGCTGCGGGTCACCGGCGCCACCGGTCGGGTCGACCGCGTGCTCCAGGTGACAGGGCTGGCCGAGGTGCTGAGACACGAGTCCGGCAGGGCCGACCCGACCGCGCGGTCCGCCGGCTGA
- a CDS encoding response regulator: MGADTPSPVRILVVDDDPGDVLMIEEALADSDVEKVIDVVSDGQEAMEFLRREGRHTDARRPDVILLDLNMPRMDGRQVLGEVKGDEDLRTIPIVVLTTSNADTDIVGSYTLQANAYVTKPIDLDDFNDVVRRIDEFFGRVVVLPKRS, translated from the coding sequence ATGGGTGCAGACACCCCGAGTCCGGTTCGCATCCTGGTGGTGGACGACGACCCGGGCGACGTGTTGATGATCGAGGAGGCCCTCGCGGACTCCGACGTCGAGAAGGTCATCGACGTCGTCAGCGACGGCCAGGAGGCGATGGAGTTCCTGCGCCGCGAGGGGCGGCACACCGACGCCCGGCGGCCGGACGTCATCCTGCTCGACCTGAACATGCCCAGGATGGACGGGCGTCAGGTGCTCGGCGAGGTCAAGGGCGACGAGGACCTGCGTACGATCCCGATCGTCGTGCTGACCACCTCCAACGCCGACACGGACATCGTGGGCAGCTACACGCTCCAGGCCAACGCCTACGTCACCAAGCCGATCGACCTGGACGACTTCAACGACGTGGTGCGCCGGATCGACGAGTTCTTCGGCCGGGTGGTCGTGCTCCCGAAGCGCTCCTGA
- a CDS encoding ATPase: MRFCVVETGYDQRQVDSCLDEIGVRLARLAARAEGAARAGREWDEIRDEATALRGLLERLDLGDADPARRGADDADREAVDLLTRARVELDAAREEARQVRERVYAEAVQARRDFEEALYARRRREARVDRILDGLTVEPVPADTPTAAAGMPGSGVPATRIAARGGADASSEPPGGRAGIR, translated from the coding sequence ATGAGGTTCTGCGTCGTGGAGACCGGCTACGACCAGCGGCAGGTCGATTCCTGCCTGGACGAGATCGGCGTCCGGCTGGCCCGGCTCGCCGCCCGGGCGGAGGGCGCCGCGAGGGCCGGTCGCGAGTGGGACGAGATCCGTGACGAGGCGACGGCGCTGCGCGGCCTGCTCGAACGGCTGGACCTCGGCGACGCGGACCCGGCCCGGCGCGGCGCCGACGACGCCGATCGCGAGGCGGTCGACCTGCTGACCCGGGCGCGGGTCGAGCTCGACGCGGCCCGGGAGGAGGCCCGGCAGGTGCGCGAGCGCGTCTACGCCGAGGCCGTGCAGGCCCGCCGGGACTTCGAGGAGGCGCTGTACGCCCGGCGCAGGCGCGAGGCCCGCGTGGACCGGATCCTCGACGGGCTGACCGTCGAACCGGTCCCGGCGGACACTCCGACCGCCGCGGCCGGGATGCCCGGCAGCGGGGTGCCGGCGACCAGGATCGCCGCCCGGGGCGGCGCGGACGCGTCCAGCGAGCCGCCGGGCGGCCGCGCCGGGATCCGCTGA
- a CDS encoding OsmC family protein, protein MPESSSWLNETATATAEGGHVRTDDGSLSTALASPLAPHCSGLTPEQLLAAAFASCLHHAAVEAAGEITDEAHTVQVRAEAKLGRDDDGRYRADVHASISSAGLSRQQLAELVEHADRLWPFSSGDGSRHRLTVTPAENGRH, encoded by the coding sequence ATGCCGGAATCGAGCTCCTGGCTGAACGAGACGGCCACCGCGACCGCCGAGGGCGGCCACGTACGCACCGACGACGGGAGCCTGTCCACGGCCCTGGCGTCCCCACTGGCGCCGCACTGCTCGGGGCTGACCCCGGAGCAACTGCTCGCCGCCGCCTTCGCGTCCTGCCTGCACCACGCGGCGGTGGAGGCGGCGGGCGAGATCACCGACGAGGCGCACACCGTGCAGGTACGCGCGGAGGCGAAGCTCGGGCGCGACGACGACGGCCGGTACCGGGCCGACGTGCACGCCTCCATCTCGTCGGCGGGGCTGAGCCGGCAACAGCTGGCCGAGCTGGTGGAGCACGCGGACCGGTTGTGGCCCTTCTCCAGCGGCGACGGCAGCCGGCACCGGCTCACCGTCACCCCGGCGGAGAACGGCCGGCACTGA
- a CDS encoding serine/threonine-protein kinase, producing MRTLDGRYRLEQRIGIGGMSEVWRAHDAVLDRPVAVKVMSPGQEGQDTSVERIRAEARSAARLVHPNVASVHDFGTCGTGPEGQVPYIVMELAEGETLAAHLRAGPLDWRIAVRVCAEVSAALAAAHAHGIVHRDVKPANVILTPAGVKVLDFGIATPSGTPDRSPEGMVVGTPAYLAPEQLERAPVTPAADMYALGVLLYYCLTGRLPYQAGTTTPTQLLGARLRQPPLPLPEIEGLPPEVADLCASCLADDPADRPSSLMAALLLAEAVDARVYVPLQQPTAPRQRVGSMSPWTERAAAEATEAAPVPDWSTQAG from the coding sequence ATGAGAACGCTGGACGGGCGATACCGGCTCGAACAGCGCATCGGCATCGGCGGCATGTCGGAGGTCTGGCGGGCCCACGACGCGGTGCTGGACCGGCCGGTCGCGGTGAAGGTGATGTCCCCGGGGCAGGAGGGCCAGGACACCTCTGTGGAGCGCATCCGCGCGGAGGCCCGCTCCGCCGCCCGGCTGGTGCACCCGAACGTGGCCTCCGTGCACGACTTCGGCACCTGCGGGACGGGCCCCGAGGGCCAGGTGCCCTACATCGTCATGGAATTGGCCGAGGGCGAGACGCTGGCCGCGCACCTGCGGGCCGGACCGCTGGACTGGCGCATCGCCGTACGGGTCTGCGCCGAGGTGAGCGCCGCGCTGGCCGCGGCGCACGCGCACGGCATCGTGCACCGCGACGTCAAGCCGGCGAACGTGATCCTGACCCCGGCCGGCGTGAAGGTGCTCGACTTCGGCATCGCCACCCCGTCCGGCACTCCGGACCGGTCACCGGAGGGGATGGTGGTCGGCACGCCCGCCTACCTCGCGCCGGAGCAGCTGGAACGGGCACCCGTCACACCCGCCGCCGACATGTACGCCCTCGGCGTCCTGCTCTACTACTGCCTGACCGGGCGGCTGCCGTACCAGGCGGGCACCACGACTCCGACCCAGCTGCTCGGCGCGCGCCTGCGGCAACCGCCGCTGCCGCTGCCGGAGATCGAGGGGCTGCCGCCGGAGGTGGCCGACCTGTGCGCGAGCTGCCTGGCCGACGACCCGGCCGACCGGCCGTCCAGCCTGATGGCGGCCCTGCTGCTGGCGGAGGCGGTGGACGCCCGCGTGTACGTGCCGCTACAGCAGCCCACGGCGCCGCGACAGCGCGTCGGGTCGATGTCGCCGTGGACCGAGCGGGCGGCGGCCGAGGCGACCGAGGCGGCTCCCGTACCCGACTGGTCCACCCAGGCCGGCTGA
- a CDS encoding response regulator transcription factor — protein sequence MVTDGQVGAGRVELRRPDGEPVRVLVVDDESTLADLLSMALRYEGWQVRTAGDGTSALNAARQFRPDAVVLDVMLPDLDGFQVLRRLREQAPTVPVLFLTARDAVEDRIAGLTVGGDDYVTKPFSLEEVIARLRALLRRSGFAVAARPDAVLTVGDLSLDEDSHEVRRDGCPVTLTATEFELLRYLMRNPRRVLSKAQILDRVWNYDFGGQANVVELYISYLRKKIDAGRKPMIHTLRGAGYVLRPAE from the coding sequence ATGGTGACGGACGGGCAGGTCGGGGCGGGCCGGGTCGAGCTGCGCCGCCCCGACGGGGAGCCGGTGCGGGTGCTGGTGGTCGACGACGAGTCGACCCTGGCCGACCTGCTGTCGATGGCGTTGCGCTACGAGGGCTGGCAGGTGCGTACGGCGGGCGACGGCACGTCGGCGCTGAACGCGGCGCGGCAGTTCCGGCCGGACGCCGTGGTGCTCGACGTGATGCTGCCCGACCTGGACGGCTTCCAGGTGCTGCGCCGGCTGCGTGAGCAGGCCCCGACGGTGCCGGTGCTCTTCCTGACGGCGCGGGACGCGGTGGAGGACCGGATCGCCGGGCTGACCGTCGGCGGCGACGACTACGTCACCAAGCCGTTCAGCCTGGAGGAGGTGATCGCCCGGCTGCGGGCGCTGCTGCGCCGCTCGGGCTTCGCCGTCGCCGCCCGCCCGGACGCGGTGCTCACCGTCGGCGACCTCAGCCTCGACGAGGACAGCCACGAGGTGCGCCGCGACGGCTGCCCCGTCACGCTCACCGCCACCGAGTTCGAGCTGCTGCGCTACCTGATGCGCAACCCGCGCCGGGTGCTCAGCAAGGCGCAGATCCTCGACCGGGTCTGGAACTACGACTTCGGCGGCCAGGCCAACGTGGTGGAGCTGTACATCTCGTACCTGCGGAAGAAGATCGACGCGGGCCGGAAGCCGATGATCCACACGTTGCGCGGCGCGGGGTATGTCCTCCGGCCGGCGGAGTGA